DNA from Colletotrichum higginsianum IMI 349063 chromosome 7 map unlocalized unitig_7, whole genome shotgun sequence:
GGGATTGTTCATCCCCGCATACGCGTATGGGCCAAGACGTGATTCGCAGTCCGATAGTGGCATTCGGCACGATCCACCAACAGGGCTAGCAAGGGTTGTCCGATAGGCCAATCAGACGAGATTCCTTCCACGTATCCGTCCTCATGGGGAAGCCGGACAGGTGGGCCTCACTATCAGACAAGCTTCTGTAGGACCTTGGCCGTCGCCCCTGGGGGTTCAAACGCGTATGGGGATGGCGTCGAAAAAGCGTTGAATCACGGGTCTGGGGACAAGCAATTCTCTTTCTCAGGGCCCCCTATAAAGATGGCCAGACGTCGAGTGTCCCCCTTGAGCCTTGGCGGATGCTTGCTACAACACGAACGGGCCAGGACGAGATTACAAGCCGCCAGAACACCTGAAGCAATTGTCGTCAGCATCTCGACGGAACCGAGCCAACACCCCGTTCAACAACACAGCCCACTCGCTACTCGACGCGGTAATAGCACGAAATAGGGAGGAAAGCCAAAGattcatccatccatccatccatccatccactcATTCAACTCACGGCCGCAACCAAAGCCACACAATGCCCGAGCTACAGTCGTATAATGGGTACTACCTCTGGCACTACGTGCCGAGCCTCGTAGCGGCCATCATCTTCGAGGTGCTCTTCGTCCTGGTGACGCTCTTCCACGCGTGGAAGATTGCGAGGACCAAGACGTGGTTCTGCATCGTCTTTTGCATCGGTGGTCTTTGTAGGtgttttatttttattttttcCTCCTCGGGTTCGGGGGGTGGCCACCGACTCATTCCAAGATCGATCCATTCCGGCAGCAAAGCCCGTACTATATAGACCATGACGGCTAACAGGAGTTGGCGAATCGCAGTGGAAATCATCGGATATGCAGGACGGGCGATCGCGcgcgagaagacgggcgagaTCGGGCCGTACGTGATGCAGAGCGTGACGATCCTGGTGGCGCCGGCGCTCTTCGCGGCGTCGGTGTACATGACGCTGGGGCGCATCATCCGCAGCGTGCACGGCGAGTCGCTGTCGGTGATCCGGGTCAACTGGCTCACGCGCATCTTCGTGACGGGCGACGTCTTCTCGTTCCTCGTGCAGGCGAGCGGCGCGGGGCTCATGGTCAAGGACGGCAGCCAGGACATGGGGCAGAACCTCATCGTGGCGGGCCTCGTGATCCAGATCGTGCTGTTCGGCATCTTCTGGGTGACGGCCATCATGTTCCACGTGCGGCTGGCCAAGTTCCCGACCGAGGCGTCGGCCAGCGGACGGTCGCCGTGGCGGTCGGGCCTCTGGATGCTGTACGCGGTCAGCGCCTTCATCATGGTGCGGTCCATCTTCCGACTGATCGAGTACGTCCTGGGCAGCGACGGCTACCCGCTGCGGAACGAGTGGACGCTGTACGTGTTCGACGCGACGCTCATGTTCTTCGTCATGGTCGCGTTCGGGTTCCGGTTCCCGGCGGCGTTCCAGATCCGGAAGGGAGGGTCGCAGTCGACGTCGGACGTGGAGAACTACGACATGACGGCGGAGACGAACGGAAGCCAGCGAGAGTCCAAGGGCAAGCCGATGCGGTAAAGCAGCTGGGAGCCGGAGGATGGGAGACTGAGGATGGGTTCGCGATGGATCGTTCTTGGGCCAGTAACTTGTCAAGCGAACCACGAGTCCACGACAGGTCGATGATAGAGACGGCGGGACATGTAATCATAGAGAGGCTGGGGATATGTAATCAACCATCCATTAGGAAATATCAAGAGATGCCGGTTATGCTTGACCTTTATGATCCCTAACTATTAACGGGCTGACTCATCGGCGAAGTCTTGCTTTTCCCCCACAAACTTTAACCACTAGTTATCGTCTGCTGTAACACGATGATAAAACCCCTTGAAGTCTAAATGTTGAAGAGAGCTAGGATGGGAATAACCTCTAGTAGATGCTACATACATCATACGCACGAAAGCACCGCAAAACTGTGCAATACAGATGGGCTAAAGATGTGTGTTCCTCTTTAGGTCTCACAGGTGACCCGGTAGACAGAAAAATGTGGTAAAGAAAATACGGAACAAGGATTGTGCCCGACACTGAAACACCAGATAAGGCTTCTTCAGAAACGCAGTATCGTGTATCGTGGAGGCTTCCCAGCCCACAACCACCCGACTGCAGTGCAGAGGGACGACAGAATGAGAAGAATCGCGGTGTAATCCAAGTCGAGCGCAATGTCATTGGATCGGAAATAACCACCATACCATCTCCGTGCCATACGATACATACCTACAGAGCACCCTGACAGAAGATTTCAGGCTCGACATGGAAGGCCGCGTGGCCTACGGCAGGCGCAGTACGTTGTAGTTGTGGCGCATCACGCTACAAAGTGGCCTGGAACCACTTTCGCAGGCCCTTGTAGCGGTGCGTCTGCCCGTAAAAACGCCTACTGATGGGCTACCGGGGATCCACCGTAAAAAGGCGAAGCCAAACCCGTGTATTAGAGGCCCCACCCCTTTATGCCACCTTCTCGTCATTGGTGCATTCCGACATTACGCACCTGTACAGAGTAGGGAGTACCTGTAAGCCCAGCCCAGATAAGCATATCTTTACGGGTATTCATCAGcattctctccctcctttACTCTCCCTTCCACCCCCACCGAAAAAGGGCTGAACtcggggttttttttttgttggaCAAAAACAGAACACAATAAAAGTCCAAGGGAAATCCGGTCTTAATACAAACAGagccgcgtcgccgccgccgccgccgccgcatcAGATCGTCGGCCAGGTCAATCCAAGCTACACATCTACAGAGCACCTACCGGTGTGCTGCTCTCTAACACAGCTGTATCACTTCTCACTCATCCAATGGCCCGCCTCTCGCCTTGAGatcttccttctcttcccctcctcgtcctcttcctcttcctctgctTGGACATCCTAagacatccccccccccaaagccATTCTCCATGGCGCCCCAGACGCGCAATcacccggcgccggctctTGGCGACGGCTCGGCCAATGGTGGCGACACCCCCCCGAGCACCCCCGGCACGACCGCCGGCGACATCAAGCTCCGCCGCGCGCACAAGAAGTCTCGCAACGGCTGCAAGGAGTGTAAGCGCCGGCATGTCAAGTGCGACGAGACTCGCCCGACTTGCGTCAACTGCGCGACCGCCGAGCGTCACTGCTCCTATCTCGACTCCCTGCCGGCCTCCGCCCGCTCTGCcgccccctccatccccgcCAAGCGaggcttcgtcgtcgccggccacaGCCCGGCCAGCTCCGGCGGtaccggcggcggcggcggcggtggtggtaacagcagcagcaacagtgGCAGCCTCATCAATGCCGGCAGCATGCCCGCCGTAGCCACCTCGCCCTccatcaccgccgtcgtcaacgacTTCATCATGCGCTCCGACGTCGACCGCGAGGTCGCCAGCCCCGCCAACGGCCAGTTCTTCACCCTCGAGCACATGCGCCTGCTGCACCACCTCGAGACCAACATGAACGTCTTCATGTCCGCCGACGACTTCATGAAGCCCCTCGTCGACATGAACCTCGAGTCCGCCCTCAACGCCCCCTACCTCATGGACGTCCTGCTCGGCCTGTCCGCCCTGCACATGGCCGACCTGCACCCGGACCGCGCCGACCACTACCGCCACCAGGCCACCCAGCTGCAGACCCGCGCCCTCAtgctcttcaacgacgcCAAGGAGGACATCTCGGACGACACCTGCATCCCCAtgttcctcttctcctccaccCTCGGCACCCATCTGCTCTGCGACACTCTGCGCGCCAACCGCCATGACTTCAACGCCTTCCTCGACCAGTTCGCCGGCTACCTCAACCTCCACCGCGGCGTCAGCACCGTCACGAGCCGCTCCTGGCACGTCATCCGCGAGTCCGGTGCCAAGCGCTTCATCGAATTCCTCGAGTCCCGCCGCCCCGCCGACCACGCCCCCTCCGAGGTCGACATCCTCCACCGCATGCTCGACCAGGCCGACCTGGGCCCAGCCTCCCTGCAGGCCtgccgcgacgccgccgagaccctGCGCCACTCGTACGCCATCTACCGCACCATCGCCGAGCGGAGCACCCATCAGTCCGCCTCCGTCATGGCCTTTGGCGTCCGCGTAACCACCGGCTTCATCGACGTCCTCAAGCAGCGCCGCCCCGAGGCCCTTGTCATCCTCGCCTTCTACGCCGTCCTGCTGCACTGGTGCCGCAACTTTTGGATctttgccgacgccggcgagtTCCTCATCCGCGCTGTCGCCTCCCACCTCGGCGACTACTGGTCCGAGTGGCTCGCCTTCCCCCTCTCCGTGCTCGGAGAGCACACGggatgatgacgggcaaAAGCGTGAGAAGAGagaccaaaaaaaaaaaaaagggacGAAAAAAACCAAGACAAGGAAGATCAAAGGATAGGAAACCTTGTTCCATCGGCAAAACGGCAGCCAAAAACCAGCCTCCTGCGTCCACCACAGGATGCGACGGCAGACGACCCTGTTTTAAGAGCTGCACGACTTCTTCCAAGGCCCGAGTTGTTGCGACCTCGCGAGCAGGGACGGCGACCGAGACGGAGACTGAGACAGAGAGTCCcttacacacacatacacacacaggcagacagacagaggaagagagagagagaggaagactGAC
Protein-coding regions in this window:
- a CDS encoding RTM1 protein; the protein is MPELQSYNGYYLWHYVPSLVAAIIFEVLFVLVTLFHAWKIARTKTWFCIVFCIGGLCRSWRIAVEIIGYAGRAIAREKTGEIGPYVMQSVTILVAPALFAASVYMTLGRIIRSVHGESLSVIRVNWLTRIFVTGDVFSFLVQASGAGLMVKDGSQDMGQNLIVAGLVIQIVLFGIFWVTAIMFHVRLAKFPTEASASGRSPWRSGLWMLYAVSAFIMVRSIFRLIEYVLGSDGYPLRNEWTLYVFDATLMFFVMVAFGFRFPAAFQIRKGGSQSTSDVENYDMTAETNGSQRESKGKPMR
- a CDS encoding Upc2 protein; the encoded protein is MAPQTRNHPAPALGDGSANGGDTPPSTPGTTAGDIKLRRAHKKSRNGCKECKRRHVKCDETRPTCVNCATAERHCSYLDSLPASARSAAPSIPAKRGFVVAGHSPASSGGTGGGGGGGGNSSSNSGSLINAGSMPAVATSPSITAVVNDFIMRSDVDREVASPANGQFFTLEHMRLLHHLETNMNVFMSADDFMKPLVDMNLESALNAPYLMDVLLGLSALHMADLHPDRADHYRHQATQLQTRALMLFNDAKEDISDDTCIPMFLFSSTLGTHLLCDTLRANRHDFNAFLDQFAGYLNLHRGVSTVTSRSWHVIRESGAKRFIEFLESRRPADHAPSEVDILHRMLDQADLGPASLQACRDAAETLRHSYAIYRTIAERSTHQSASVMAFGVRVTTGFIDVLKQRRPEALVILAFYAVLLHWCRNFWIFADAGEFLIRAVASHLGDYWSEWLAFPLSVLGEHTG